From a region of the Acinetobacter calcoaceticus genome:
- the rseP gene encoding RIP metalloprotease RseP produces the protein MSALFMIAAAALLLGPLIAIHEFGHYWVARKLGVKVLVYSIGFGPTLLKWTSKKSGIKYQLSALPLGGYVKMLDEREGNVAEQDLPYAFNRQKPWKRIAIVAAGPLINLIFAVLLFWILFLPAQEQLNTRVGKVIPNSPAAAAQMQVGDKIIAVDGKETQTWEKLNFALIDRVGETGSVNIDVDRAGTEKNIVLPIKDFLKNQNESALDTLGFLPYRPVIPAVVTELTQDGAAIRQGMKVGDHIASINGQVMKDWFDVVEIVQHSPEKLLNIDVLRNGQVVHLQVMPQGKRDNMGQVSGVLGVKSDAGKITIPDEYKQTIQYTPIKAFEMSLDKTGQISSMILSSIVKMVKGLIGLENLSGPITIAKVAGQSAEMGWQTFISFMALMSVSLGILNLLPIPMLDGGHLVYYIIEAIRGKPVSEQIQMFGLKIGMVLLGSMMLLALFNDFMRL, from the coding sequence ATGAGTGCATTATTTATGATTGCAGCAGCGGCTCTTTTACTTGGTCCTTTAATTGCAATCCATGAGTTCGGCCATTATTGGGTTGCACGAAAATTAGGTGTTAAAGTTTTAGTATATTCCATTGGTTTTGGACCTACCTTACTCAAATGGACATCAAAAAAATCTGGAATCAAATACCAGCTTTCAGCTTTACCATTGGGCGGCTATGTCAAAATGCTCGATGAGCGTGAAGGTAATGTTGCAGAGCAGGATTTACCTTATGCATTTAACCGTCAAAAACCATGGAAACGTATAGCAATTGTTGCAGCTGGTCCTTTAATTAACTTGATTTTTGCTGTCTTACTTTTCTGGATCCTATTTTTACCTGCACAAGAACAACTAAACACTAGAGTAGGTAAAGTCATCCCAAACTCACCAGCAGCAGCTGCACAAATGCAAGTAGGTGACAAGATTATTGCAGTTGATGGAAAAGAAACGCAAACCTGGGAAAAGCTTAACTTTGCTTTGATTGATCGTGTAGGTGAAACCGGCAGTGTAAATATTGATGTAGACCGTGCTGGTACTGAGAAAAATATTGTTTTACCGATTAAAGACTTCTTAAAAAATCAGAATGAATCGGCTTTAGATACATTAGGTTTTTTACCATACCGTCCCGTTATTCCAGCTGTTGTGACTGAATTGACTCAAGATGGAGCTGCAATTCGTCAAGGAATGAAAGTAGGTGACCATATTGCTTCAATTAATGGTCAAGTAATGAAAGACTGGTTTGATGTTGTAGAAATAGTACAACATTCTCCAGAGAAATTACTCAATATTGATGTGTTACGTAATGGTCAAGTAGTTCATTTGCAAGTCATGCCTCAAGGAAAACGGGACAACATGGGGCAAGTGAGCGGTGTTTTGGGCGTGAAAAGTGATGCAGGAAAAATTACAATTCCTGACGAATATAAGCAAACAATTCAATATACTCCAATAAAAGCTTTCGAGATGTCACTAGATAAAACTGGTCAAATCTCTAGCATGATATTGAGTTCAATAGTAAAAATGGTTAAGGGTTTAATTGGTTTAGAAAATTTATCTGGACCAATTACAATCGCAAAAGTAGCGGGACAAAGTGCAGAAATGGGGTGGCAGACTTTTATCTCATTTATGGCTTTAATGAGTGTAAGTCTTGGAATTTTAAACTTATTACCAATTCCAATGCTAGATGGTGGACATCTGGTTTATTACATTATTGAAGCTATTCGTGGGAAGCCTGTTTCTGAACAAATACAAATGTTTGGTCTAAAAATTGGTATGGTACTGCTCGGTAGTATGATGCTTTTGGCTCTATTTAACGATTTTATGCGTTTGTAA
- the bamA gene encoding outer membrane protein assembly factor BamA, translated as MRHTHFLMPLALVSAMAAVQQAYAADDFVVRDIRVDGLVRLTPANVYTMLPINSGDRVNEPMIAEAIRTLYATGLFDDIKASRDNDTLVFNVVERPIISKLEFKGNKLIPKEALEQGLKKMGIAEGEVFKKSALQTIETELEQQYTQQGRYDADVTVDTIARPNNRVELKLNFNEGTAAKVFNINIIGNTVFKDSEIKQAFAVKESGWASVVTRNDRYAREKMAASLEALRAMYLNKGYINFHINNSQLNISEDKKNIFIEVAVDEGSQFKFGQTKFLGDALYKPEELQALKIYKDGDTYSQEKVNAVKQLLLRKYGNAGYYFADVNIVPQINNDTGVVDLNYYVNPGQQVTVRRINFTGNSKTADEVLRREMRQMEGALASNEKIDLSKVRLERTGFFKTVDVKPVRIPNSPDQVDLNVNVEEQHSGTTTLAVGYSQSGGITFQAGLSQTNFMGTGNRVSIDLSRSETQDYYNLSVTDPYFTIDGVSRGYNVYYRKTKLNDDYNVNNYVTDSFGGSLSFGYPIDENQSLSASVGIDNTKVTTGAYVSTYVRDYLLANGGKATGKDTYCPIDQQEPVKDEQGNIIEIKCKITPVSYDNAFEGEFFTYNLNLGWSYNTLNRPIFPTSGMSHRVGLEIGLPGSDVDYQKATYDAQAFWPISNTGFVLRGYGKLGYGNDLPFYKNFYAGGYGSVRGYDNSTLGPKYSSVNLQETNQNDGSPEEVGGNALVQFGTELALPLPFKGDWTRQVRPVIFAEGGQVFDTKCDVGSYSMIMNGQQIADAKKYCEDNYGFDLGNMRYSVGVGFTWITMIGPLSLSYAFPLNDKPGDETKEIQFEIGRTF; from the coding sequence ATGCGGCACACACATTTTTTAATGCCTTTGGCACTTGTTAGCGCTATGGCAGCGGTACAACAAGCATATGCAGCTGATGATTTCGTTGTTCGAGATATTCGCGTAGATGGCTTAGTCCGTCTTACTCCTGCAAATGTTTATACCATGTTGCCAATCAACAGTGGCGATCGCGTTAATGAACCGATGATCGCAGAAGCAATTCGAACATTGTATGCCACTGGACTTTTTGACGATATTAAAGCATCAAGAGATAACGATACTTTAGTTTTTAATGTCGTAGAGCGCCCAATTATTTCAAAGCTTGAATTTAAGGGTAATAAACTTATTCCTAAAGAGGCATTGGAACAAGGCCTCAAAAAAATGGGAATTGCTGAAGGCGAAGTTTTTAAGAAATCGGCTTTACAAACAATTGAAACTGAATTAGAGCAGCAATATACCCAGCAGGGTCGTTACGATGCTGATGTAACCGTTGACACAATAGCTCGTCCAAATAACCGTGTTGAACTTAAATTAAATTTTAATGAAGGCACAGCCGCTAAAGTTTTTAATATCAATATTATTGGTAATACTGTTTTTAAAGACAGTGAAATTAAACAAGCCTTTGCAGTTAAAGAAAGTGGTTGGGCTTCTGTTGTAACGCGTAATGACCGTTATGCTAGAGAAAAAATGGCAGCGAGCCTTGAAGCTTTGCGCGCTATGTACCTTAATAAAGGTTATATTAATTTCCATATTAATAACTCACAGCTTAATATTAGTGAAGATAAAAAGAATATCTTTATTGAAGTTGCTGTAGATGAAGGCAGTCAATTTAAATTTGGACAAACCAAATTTTTGGGTGATGCACTTTATAAGCCGGAAGAATTACAAGCTTTAAAAATTTATAAAGATGGCGATACTTATTCTCAAGAAAAAGTAAATGCTGTTAAGCAGTTGTTATTGCGTAAATATGGTAATGCTGGTTATTACTTTGCAGATGTGAATATTGTTCCGCAAATTAATAACGATACAGGTGTTGTTGACTTAAATTACTATGTAAACCCAGGTCAGCAAGTCACTGTACGTCGTATTAACTTTACAGGTAATAGTAAAACTGCCGATGAAGTATTACGTCGCGAAATGCGTCAAATGGAAGGCGCTTTAGCCAGTAATGAAAAAATTGATCTGTCTAAAGTTCGTTTAGAACGTACGGGATTCTTTAAGACGGTTGATGTTAAACCCGTGCGTATTCCAAACTCACCAGATCAGGTGGATTTAAACGTCAATGTTGAAGAACAGCACTCGGGTACTACAACATTAGCTGTAGGTTATTCACAAAGTGGTGGTATCACATTCCAAGCAGGTTTGAGTCAAACTAACTTTATGGGAACGGGTAACCGTGTTTCAATCGATTTGTCTCGTTCTGAAACTCAAGATTACTATAACTTAAGTGTTACCGATCCTTACTTTACAATTGACGGTGTAAGCCGCGGTTATAACGTTTACTATCGTAAAACGAAACTAAATGATGACTATAATGTTAATAACTACGTTACCGATAGTTTCGGTGGTAGTTTAAGTTTTGGTTACCCAATTGATGAAAATCAAAGTTTAAGTGCTTCTGTAGGTATTGATAATACTAAGGTAACGACAGGTGCATATGTATCGACGTATGTACGTGATTACTTATTAGCAAATGGTGGTAAGGCAACTGGTAAAGATACTTATTGTCCAATAGATCAGCAAGAGCCTGTAAAAGATGAGCAGGGTAATATTATCGAAATCAAGTGTAAGATAACACCAGTTAGTTATGACAATGCATTTGAAGGCGAATTCTTTACATACAACTTAAATTTAGGCTGGTCATATAACACATTAAACCGTCCAATTTTCCCAACATCAGGGATGTCGCATCGTGTAGGTCTGGAAATTGGTTTGCCAGGTAGTGATGTTGACTATCAAAAAGCAACTTATGATGCACAGGCATTCTGGCCAATTAGTAATACTGGTTTCGTACTGCGTGGTTACGGTAAGCTTGGTTATGGTAATGATTTACCATTCTATAAAAACTTCTATGCAGGTGGTTATGGTTCTGTTCGTGGTTATGATAACAGTACCTTGGGTCCGAAATATTCAAGTGTAAATTTACAAGAAACCAATCAAAATGACGGTTCTCCAGAAGAAGTGGGGGGTAATGCTTTAGTACAATTTGGTACTGAGTTAGCTTTACCGTTACCTTTCAAAGGGGACTGGACTCGTCAAGTGAGACCAGTCATTTTTGCTGAAGGTGGTCAGGTATTCGATACCAAGTGCGACGTTGGTTCTTATTCTATGATTATGAATGGTCAGCAAATAGCAGATGCTAAAAAATACTGTGAAGATAACTATGGTTTCGACTTAGGTAATATGCGTTATAGCGTAGGTGTTGGCTTCACATGGATTACCATGATCGGACCATTATCTCTTAGCTATGCATTCCCTTTAAATGATAAGCCTGGTGATGAAACTAAAGAGATCCAGTTTGAAATCGGTCGTACTTTCTAA
- a CDS encoding OmpH family outer membrane protein codes for MKKLNILMLGLGLTVSAMTNAAGYGVIDLAKVVESSAYLKQQNASLNQSVKPTTTRLEQLGKELEGLQRQAQTQGQKMKEDDIKKLQAQYQTKLNEFNSTQQGLQSKVQTSLQGMNSTFESRVKQAAEQLRKENNLDFILNKNSTVAYDAKYDLTDKMIQKVNSMK; via the coding sequence ATGAAAAAATTAAATATATTAATGTTAGGACTAGGTCTGACAGTTTCGGCTATGACTAACGCTGCGGGCTATGGTGTTATTGATCTTGCTAAAGTTGTTGAAAGCAGTGCTTATTTGAAACAACAAAACGCAAGTTTAAATCAATCAGTTAAGCCAACCACAACTCGTCTTGAGCAATTAGGTAAAGAATTAGAAGGTCTTCAACGTCAAGCCCAAACTCAAGGGCAAAAAATGAAAGAAGATGATATTAAAAAGCTTCAGGCACAATATCAGACAAAACTCAATGAATTTAATTCGACTCAACAAGGTTTGCAGTCTAAAGTTCAAACTAGTTTGCAAGGAATGAATTCAACTTTTGAGAGTCGTGTGAAGCAAGCAGCTGAACAATTACGAAAAGAAAATAATCTTGACTTCATTTTGAATAAAAATTCAACTGTTGCCTATGACGCTAAGTATGATTTAACTGATAAAATGATACAAAAGGTTAATTCAATGAAATAA
- the lpxD gene encoding UDP-3-O-(3-hydroxymyristoyl)glucosamine N-acyltransferase, translating to MKVQHYRLDELAHLVNGELVGAGSLQFINLASLENAETHQIAFVNGEKYIDQAKTSRAGAYIVTSLIKEQLPDKQNFIIVDNPYLAFAILTHVFDKKITSVGIESTAQIHPSAIVSETAYIGHYVVIGENCVVGDNTIIQSHTRLDDNVEIGKDCFIDAHVTITGESKLFDRVRVHASTVIGSEGFGFAPYQGKWHRIAQLGSVIIGNDVRIGSNCSIDRGALDNTILEDGVIIDNLVQIAHNVHIGSNTAIAAKCGIAGSVKIGKNCILAGACGVSGHLSIADNVTLTGMSMVTKNISEAGTYSSGIGLFENSHWKKTIVRLRQLADVPLTQITKRLDHIQAQIESLESTFNLRK from the coding sequence ATGAAAGTGCAACATTATCGTTTAGATGAACTGGCTCACTTAGTAAATGGTGAGCTAGTAGGTGCGGGTAGCCTTCAGTTTATAAACTTAGCAAGTTTAGAAAATGCTGAAACTCATCAGATTGCTTTCGTGAATGGCGAAAAGTATATAGATCAAGCAAAGACTAGCCGTGCAGGTGCGTACATTGTTACAAGCCTTATTAAAGAACAGCTTCCTGATAAACAAAATTTTATTATTGTTGATAATCCTTATTTAGCTTTTGCTATCCTTACCCATGTTTTTGATAAAAAAATTACATCGGTAGGTATAGAAAGTACGGCTCAAATTCATCCTTCTGCGATTGTTTCTGAAACAGCATATATTGGTCATTACGTCGTAATTGGCGAAAATTGTGTGGTCGGTGATAACACGATTATTCAGTCTCATACTCGACTGGATGATAATGTGGAAATTGGAAAAGATTGTTTTATTGATGCTCATGTCACTATTACTGGTGAATCTAAATTATTTGATCGTGTGCGAGTTCACGCAAGTACTGTAATTGGTAGTGAAGGCTTTGGCTTTGCACCATATCAAGGAAAGTGGCATCGCATTGCTCAATTGGGTTCAGTTATTATTGGTAATGATGTTCGCATTGGTTCAAATTGTAGTATTGATCGAGGTGCATTGGACAACACAATTTTGGAAGATGGGGTAATTATTGATAACCTTGTGCAAATCGCGCATAACGTTCATATTGGTTCAAATACAGCTATTGCTGCTAAATGTGGAATTGCTGGTAGTGTTAAAATTGGCAAAAACTGTATTCTAGCAGGGGCTTGCGGTGTATCAGGACACCTTTCTATTGCCGATAATGTGACTTTGACTGGAATGTCAATGGTCACAAAAAATATTTCTGAAGCTGGAACTTACTCTTCAGGAATTGGATTGTTTGAAAATAGTCATTGGAAAAAGACAATTGTACGTTTGCGACAATTAGCAGATGTGCCATTGACCCAAATCACTAAACGACTTGATCATATACAAGCTCAAATAGAGTCTCTTGAATCAACCTTTAATTTGCGTAAATAG
- the fabZ gene encoding 3-hydroxyacyl-ACP dehydratase FabZ codes for MTESTTPKFAIPELPMQIQTIRQYLPHRYPFLLVDRVTEVTDNSIVGYKNVSINEEFLQGHFPEYPIMPGVLIVEALAQVSGVLGFIMNNETPKPGSLFLFAGAERVRFKKQVVAGDQLVLKSELVMQKRGIYKYNCTATVDGIVATTAEIMISHQKTEQA; via the coding sequence ATGACCGAGTCAACTACACCTAAATTTGCCATCCCTGAATTACCAATGCAGATTCAAACGATTCGTCAATATTTGCCGCATCGTTACCCATTCTTATTGGTTGATCGTGTGACTGAAGTTACTGACAATAGTATTGTTGGTTATAAAAATGTTTCTATCAATGAAGAGTTCCTACAGGGACATTTTCCAGAATATCCAATTATGCCTGGTGTTCTAATTGTTGAAGCATTAGCTCAGGTTTCAGGCGTTCTAGGATTTATTATGAACAATGAAACGCCAAAACCAGGTTCTTTATTCCTGTTTGCTGGTGCGGAAAGGGTTAGATTTAAAAAACAAGTAGTTGCTGGTGACCAACTTGTATTAAAATCTGAATTAGTAATGCAAAAACGCGGTATCTACAAATATAATTGTACGGCTACCGTTGACGGTATTGTAGCAACAACCGCTGAAATTATGATTTCACACCAAAAAACAGAGCAGGCATGA
- the lpxA gene encoding acyl-ACP--UDP-N-acetylglucosamine O-acyltransferase — MSNHDLIHSTAIIDSSAVIAPDVQIGPYCVIGPNVTIGAGTKLHSHVVVGGFTKIGQNNEIFQFASVGEVCQDLKYQGEETWLEIGDHNLIREHCSLHRGTVQDNALTKIGSHNLLMVNTHIAHDCIVGDHNIFANNVGVAGHVHIGDHIIIGGNSGIHQFCKIDSYSMVGGASLILKDVPAYVMASGNPAHAFGINAEGMRRKGWSKNTIQGLREAYKLIFKSGLTSVQAVEQIKSDILPNVPEAQLLIDSVEQSERGIVR, encoded by the coding sequence ATGAGCAATCACGACTTAATTCATTCTACGGCCATTATTGATTCATCTGCAGTGATTGCTCCAGATGTCCAGATAGGACCTTATTGCGTTATCGGTCCAAATGTGACGATTGGTGCGGGTACTAAGCTACATTCACATGTGGTAGTGGGTGGTTTTACCAAAATTGGTCAAAATAATGAGATTTTCCAGTTCGCAAGTGTTGGTGAAGTGTGCCAAGACTTGAAATATCAAGGTGAAGAAACTTGGTTGGAGATTGGTGATCATAATTTAATTCGTGAGCATTGCAGTTTACATAGAGGAACGGTGCAAGATAATGCTTTAACTAAAATAGGAAGTCATAACCTATTGATGGTTAACACACATATTGCACATGATTGTATTGTTGGTGACCATAATATTTTCGCCAATAATGTTGGTGTTGCCGGACACGTACACATAGGTGATCACATCATTATTGGTGGTAATTCTGGTATTCATCAATTCTGTAAAATCGATTCTTACAGTATGGTGGGTGGGGCATCACTAATCCTAAAGGACGTACCAGCTTACGTGATGGCTTCTGGTAACCCAGCCCATGCATTTGGTATTAATGCCGAAGGAATGCGCAGGAAGGGTTGGTCTAAAAATACAATTCAAGGTCTCCGAGAGGCTTATAAGTTAATTTTTAAATCAGGACTTACCTCTGTTCAAGCTGTTGAGCAGATTAAAAGTGATATTCTTCCAAACGTTCCAGAAGCTCAATTATTAATTGACTCTGTTGAACAGTCAGAACGTGGTATTGTTCGCTAA
- a CDS encoding YbgF trimerization domain-containing protein has product MRLMKHSLLFIALMSTTSLYANIPIESRGLSQSGGSSTNISSNNVSVPSNLNWELMQKNQQLENDVRALRGQLEEQSNDIEQLKKDLSNRYTDLDQRLELLNQKVDPESAPSDNPANSDTPAPANTEASTVENKVVNATPTSNPSTTPPPQPEASQPPSQNQSNSVELEKAAYTVALDAYKQGGAKKAIAPMQNFIKNHPNSVYTGNAYFWLAEFNLATDPVNYNEAKKNYNVVATRYPNSSKAPRALYQLYSIAKDVDKNTASANQYKTKILSQYPKSEEAKFFNK; this is encoded by the coding sequence ATGCGATTGATGAAGCATTCTTTATTATTTATTGCCTTAATGAGCACTACCTCTCTCTATGCCAACATTCCAATTGAGTCTCGCGGTTTAAGCCAAAGCGGTGGTAGCTCAACTAACATTTCATCTAATAATGTTTCAGTACCTAGTAATTTAAACTGGGAATTAATGCAAAAAAACCAACAATTAGAGAATGATGTACGTGCCTTACGTGGGCAATTAGAAGAACAATCAAACGATATCGAACAATTGAAAAAAGATTTATCTAATCGTTATACTGACCTAGATCAACGCTTAGAACTACTTAATCAGAAGGTTGATCCAGAAAGTGCTCCATCAGACAATCCGGCAAACAGTGACACTCCAGCTCCAGCAAACACAGAAGCCTCTACAGTAGAGAACAAAGTGGTAAACGCTACCCCTACAAGCAACCCTTCCACCACACCTCCACCACAACCAGAAGCGTCTCAACCACCTTCACAAAATCAATCAAACTCAGTAGAACTTGAAAAGGCAGCTTACACTGTAGCTTTAGACGCCTATAAGCAAGGTGGCGCAAAAAAAGCTATCGCCCCAATGCAAAATTTTATCAAAAATCACCCAAATAGTGTTTATACGGGAAATGCTTATTTTTGGTTAGCTGAATTTAATTTAGCAACTGATCCGGTAAACTATAATGAGGCAAAAAAGAACTATAATGTCGTAGCAACTCGATATCCAAATTCTAGTAAAGCTCCTCGTGCTCTTTATCAACTCTATAGTATTGCTAAAGATGTCGATAAAAATACAGCTTCAGCAAACCAATATAAAACTAAAATCTTAAGTCAGTATCCAAAATCTGAAGAAGCCAAGTTTTTTAATAAATAA
- a CDS encoding regulatory protein RecX, whose protein sequence is MFKRTEEQSQQRALLTGQRLRSYAFALLTRRDYSKAELTDKLTRYAQNPEEVKQLVEELSEKNYQSDQRVAEQMLASQIRKGKGPNRIKQALKTKQIENDLIAEDIHNIDWIEQAYQLKVKKFGEEVEKDPKLKAKQIRFLQYRGFDLDVIIKAVQRRVD, encoded by the coding sequence ATGTTCAAAAGAACTGAAGAACAATCTCAACAACGAGCTTTACTTACAGGTCAACGTTTACGCTCTTATGCTTTTGCTTTATTGACTCGTCGAGATTATTCCAAAGCAGAACTTACTGACAAATTAACTCGTTATGCACAAAATCCCGAAGAGGTTAAACAACTTGTTGAGGAATTATCTGAAAAGAATTATCAAAGTGATCAACGTGTTGCTGAACAAATGCTTGCTAGCCAGATTCGTAAAGGCAAAGGGCCAAACCGTATTAAGCAAGCTTTAAAAACAAAACAAATCGAAAATGATTTAATTGCAGAGGATATTCACAATATTGATTGGATAGAACAAGCGTATCAACTGAAAGTGAAAAAATTTGGCGAAGAAGTAGAAAAAGATCCAAAGCTTAAAGCAAAACAGATTAGATTCTTACAATATAGAGGATTTGATTTAGATGTAATTATAAAAGCAGTCCAACGGAGAGTGGACTAA
- the recA gene encoding recombinase RecA, which produces MDENKSKALQAALSQIEKQFGKNTVMRLGDNTVQAVEAVSTGSLTLDIALGIGGLPKGRIVEIYGPESSGKTTMTLQAIAQCQKAGGTCAFIDAEHALDPQYARKLGVDIDNLLVSQPDNGEQALEIADMLVRSGAIDMIVVDSVAALTPKAEIEGEMGDSHMGLQARLMSQALRKITGNAKRSNCMVIFINQIRMKIGVMFGSPETTTGGNALKFYASVRLDIRRIGQVKEGDEIVGSETRVKVVKNKMAPPFREALFQILYGKGTNQLGELVDLAVQQDIVQKAGAWYSYQGNKIGQGKNNVIRHFEENPQMAGEIERNIREQLLTTGTNAAQVEDEEEADVLLES; this is translated from the coding sequence ATGGATGAGAATAAAAGCAAAGCATTACAAGCCGCGCTAAGTCAAATTGAGAAACAATTTGGCAAAAATACGGTGATGCGTCTCGGTGACAACACTGTTCAAGCAGTTGAAGCTGTATCTACAGGCTCTTTGACTTTAGATATTGCATTGGGGATTGGTGGTTTACCAAAAGGCCGTATTGTCGAGATTTATGGTCCAGAATCTTCTGGTAAAACCACAATGACTCTACAAGCGATTGCACAATGTCAAAAAGCTGGCGGTACTTGTGCATTTATCGATGCAGAGCATGCATTAGATCCACAATATGCACGTAAACTTGGTGTGGACATTGACAACCTGCTTGTATCACAGCCTGATAACGGTGAACAAGCTCTCGAAATTGCAGATATGCTAGTTCGCTCTGGCGCAATTGATATGATTGTTGTCGATTCAGTTGCTGCACTTACCCCTAAAGCAGAAATTGAAGGCGAAATGGGTGACTCTCATATGGGCTTACAAGCTCGTCTAATGAGTCAGGCACTTCGTAAAATTACTGGTAATGCCAAACGCTCAAACTGTATGGTTATTTTCATTAACCAGATTCGTATGAAGATTGGGGTAATGTTTGGTAGCCCTGAGACCACGACTGGTGGTAACGCATTGAAGTTTTATGCTTCTGTACGTTTAGATATCCGCCGTATTGGTCAAGTAAAAGAAGGCGATGAAATCGTCGGCTCTGAAACTCGAGTTAAAGTTGTTAAAAACAAAATGGCTCCTCCTTTCAGAGAAGCTCTTTTCCAAATCCTATACGGTAAAGGCACAAACCAGTTAGGCGAACTTGTAGATTTAGCTGTACAGCAAGATATCGTACAAAAAGCAGGTGCTTGGTATTCATATCAAGGTAATAAAATTGGTCAAGGTAAGAACAATGTTATTCGCCACTTTGAAGAGAATCCTCAAATGGCTGGAGAGATTGAACGTAATATCCGCGAACAACTGTTAACAACAGGTACTAATGCTGCTCAAGTTGAAGATGAAGAAGAAGCTGATGTTTTATTAGAATCTTAA
- a CDS encoding RNA-binding S4 domain-containing protein, producing the protein MSKLRENDAVETMRVDKWLWVARFFKTRSIAKAAIEGGKVHHNNERVKVSKEIRVGMELIIQQGFDKKTVVIKALSNTRGPAPVAQQLYEETEVSIARRELIASQRKLHNLARPDHRPVKKDRRQIIRFKQENDQNWSYDDK; encoded by the coding sequence ATGTCAAAATTGCGTGAAAACGATGCTGTAGAGACCATGCGTGTCGACAAGTGGCTATGGGTTGCTCGTTTTTTTAAAACTCGTTCAATTGCTAAAGCGGCGATCGAAGGAGGTAAAGTACATCACAATAATGAGCGTGTAAAAGTTTCCAAAGAAATTCGAGTGGGAATGGAACTTATTATTCAGCAAGGTTTTGATAAAAAAACAGTTGTGATAAAAGCCCTTTCAAACACACGTGGTCCAGCTCCGGTCGCACAGCAACTTTATGAAGAAACCGAAGTGAGTATTGCTAGACGGGAGTTGATTGCATCCCAACGAAAATTGCATAATCTAGCTCGACCTGATCACAGACCGGTTAAAAAGGATCGTCGACAAATTATTCGGTTTAAACAGGAGAATGATCAAAATTGGTCATACGATGATAAATAA
- a CDS encoding HAD-IA family hydrolase, translating into MSKIVMFDMDGTLLDLAFDDFIWNECLPERHAKRHQLPLAESQKKLYQFYQTHRHTLVWYSSTYWTKTVGVDVLKLQQEFQSKIQARSGCTELLQQLKEQGYTCWLVTNADRASLRLKLDNIAIEHFFDVIISSEQVGYAKEDINFWQELQQLHFFNPDDTIFIDDTAPVLKTAEKFGIKHLFTISQPSSLKDIRQHQDLDYKALDQLTDLLSILNQIDRKDNDVKIA; encoded by the coding sequence ATGTCTAAAATTGTAATGTTTGATATGGATGGTACCCTCTTAGATCTCGCTTTTGATGATTTCATTTGGAATGAATGTCTTCCTGAACGACATGCGAAAAGACATCAACTCCCCCTTGCCGAGAGCCAAAAAAAGCTATATCAATTTTATCAAACACATAGGCACACTCTTGTTTGGTATTCATCAACCTATTGGACTAAAACTGTAGGAGTTGATGTACTTAAATTACAACAAGAATTTCAATCTAAAATCCAAGCTCGTTCTGGCTGTACTGAGCTTCTGCAACAACTTAAAGAACAAGGATACACGTGTTGGCTGGTGACTAATGCTGACCGCGCTAGCTTACGTTTAAAGCTCGACAATATTGCAATTGAACATTTCTTTGATGTAATCATATCAAGTGAACAAGTTGGTTATGCCAAAGAAGATATTAATTTTTGGCAAGAGCTCCAACAATTACACTTCTTCAATCCAGATGACACGATTTTTATTGACGATACGGCTCCCGTATTAAAAACGGCAGAAAAATTTGGTATTAAACACTTGTTTACTATCTCACAGCCCTCAAGTCTAAAAGATATAAGACAGCATCAAGATTTAGACTATAAAGCACTAGATCAGCTTACAGATTTGCTGTCTATATTGAATCAAATTGATAGAAAGGATAATGATGTCAAAATTGCGTGA